The Deinococcus apachensis DSM 19763 genome has a segment encoding these proteins:
- the recR gene encoding recombination mediator RecR translates to MKYPPSLVALIRELSRLPGIGPKSAQRLAFHLFEQPREDIERLAGALLEAKRDLHTCPICFNITDAERCDVCSDPSRDQNMICVVEEPGDVIAIERSGEYRGLYHVLHGVLSPMNGVGPDRLHIRPLLPRVQDGMEVILATGTTVEGDATALYLQRLLEPLGADVSRIAYGLPVGGALEYADEVTLGRALSGRRRVSEQSPPPPRRRNEDEQDGAAPTSSAH, encoded by the coding sequence ATGAAGTATCCACCCTCCCTCGTCGCGCTGATCCGGGAGCTGTCGCGCCTGCCGGGTATTGGCCCCAAGAGCGCGCAACGGCTCGCCTTTCACCTCTTCGAGCAGCCCCGTGAGGACATCGAGCGGCTGGCGGGGGCGCTGCTGGAGGCCAAGCGCGACCTGCACACCTGCCCGATCTGCTTCAACATCACCGACGCGGAGCGCTGCGACGTGTGCAGCGACCCCTCGCGCGATCAGAACATGATCTGCGTGGTCGAGGAACCGGGTGACGTGATCGCCATAGAGCGCAGCGGCGAGTACCGCGGCCTGTACCACGTCCTGCACGGCGTCCTGAGCCCAATGAACGGCGTAGGTCCCGACCGGCTGCATATCCGCCCGCTGCTGCCGCGCGTGCAGGACGGTATGGAGGTCATCCTGGCGACCGGCACGACGGTGGAGGGGGACGCGACCGCCCTCTACCTCCAGCGGCTGCTCGAACCCCTGGGCGCGGACGTGAGCCGCATCGCCTACGGCCTCCCGGTGGGCGGCGCCCTGGAGTACGCCGACGAGGTGACCCTGGGCCGCGCCCTGAGCGGACGGCGGCGGGTGAGCGAGCAAAGTCCGCCTCCCCCCCGCCGCCGCAACGAGGACGAGCAGGACGGGGCGGCCCCGACGTCCTCGGCGCATTAG
- a CDS encoding YbaB/EbfC family nucleoid-associated protein: MDMKKLMKQMQQAQVAAAKIQENLAAQTVEGTASGLVTVTMNGHGKVTGLKIKPEAVDPDDVEALEDLLLVALQDASAKADALQQEATRGLGLPGF; this comes from the coding sequence ATGGACATGAAGAAGCTCATGAAGCAGATGCAGCAGGCGCAGGTCGCTGCCGCAAAGATTCAGGAGAACCTCGCCGCGCAGACGGTGGAGGGCACGGCGAGCGGGCTCGTCACCGTGACGATGAACGGGCACGGCAAGGTCACTGGGCTCAAGATCAAGCCCGAGGCGGTGGACCCGGACGATGTGGAGGCGCTGGAGGACCTGCTGCTCGTCGCCCTGCAGGACGCCTCGGCGAAGGCCGACGCGCTGCAGCAGGAGGCGACGCGCGGGCTGGGCCTGCCCGGGTTCTGA
- a CDS encoding NUDIX hydrolase, with protein MGTLSLPPQATQVGLAVDVAAFAMHAGELRVLLVQRGELPHARDWALPGGFVQPGEALHEAALRELRTETTVELEPRHLEQFYTFGEPSRDPRGRIVSVAHLAVLPHGTVRVTGGGHTLGADWFPAHRPPRLAFDHVLILDRAIKRLQIRLEYANLALEFLPDTFTLPELQGVYEAILDRQLDKRNFRKRLLAQGILAPSGERRSGVGRPAQLYRRAKGAKAAAL; from the coding sequence ATGGGGACACTCTCGCTTCCGCCGCAGGCCACCCAGGTCGGCCTGGCCGTGGACGTGGCGGCCTTTGCGATGCACGCGGGCGAACTGCGGGTGCTGCTGGTGCAGCGCGGCGAACTGCCACACGCGCGCGACTGGGCGCTGCCCGGCGGCTTCGTGCAGCCCGGCGAGGCCCTGCATGAGGCGGCGCTGCGCGAGCTGCGGACCGAGACGACGGTCGAGCTCGAACCCCGGCACCTGGAGCAGTTCTACACCTTCGGCGAGCCCAGCCGCGACCCGCGCGGGCGCATCGTCTCGGTCGCCCACCTCGCCGTGCTGCCCCACGGCACCGTGCGCGTGACGGGCGGCGGGCACACCCTGGGGGCCGACTGGTTCCCGGCTCACCGCCCACCCCGTCTCGCCTTCGACCACGTCCTGATCCTCGACCGGGCGATCAAGCGGCTGCAGATTCGGCTGGAATACGCCAACCTCGCCCTGGAGTTTCTGCCCGACACCTTCACCCTGCCCGAACTCCAGGGGGTGTACGAGGCGATCCTCGACCGCCAGCTTGACAAGCGCAACTTCCGCAAGCGGCTGCTCGCGCAGGGCATCCTGGCCCCCAGCGGCGAGCGACGCAGCGGCGTAGGGCGTCCGGCGCAACTCTACCGGCGGGCGAAGGGGGCCAAGGCGGCGGCGCTGTAG